One window of Pseudacidobacterium ailaaui genomic DNA carries:
- a CDS encoding XdhC family protein, which produces MSELKQIVSLWRAAKARGEEVCVATVVRTEGPSYRKAGARMLLTRSGQRAGTISGGCLEGEVSKKAWWLTQDGPTVQRYSSFFDDDSPLPYGSGCGGTVYVQLERGAAARAVLDAMEASFTERRAFVSVIDTDTGETQMVQLGNGTILFGDSQQAADLAERALRQRCSFYAPEVPHRFVEYAAPPAALTIFGAGDDARPLSEFAESIGWHVIIADGRSHLARKERFPAASRVHVLDYASAAPLRELDPDPENAYVLMTHSYEQDRALLRELLPLAPKYLGVLGPRARTERLVSEVGPSIDLTPEECMDRLHAPVGFDLGAHSPEGIALAIAAEIFATFEGRMANKFAVQNAL; this is translated from the coding sequence ATGTCTGAATTGAAGCAGATCGTCTCCCTCTGGCGCGCCGCGAAGGCGCGCGGCGAGGAGGTGTGCGTGGCCACAGTAGTCAGGACGGAAGGTCCGTCCTACCGCAAGGCCGGCGCACGTATGTTGCTTACCCGCAGCGGACAGCGCGCGGGCACCATCAGCGGCGGATGCCTGGAGGGCGAGGTCTCGAAAAAGGCATGGTGGCTTACCCAAGATGGGCCGACGGTGCAGCGCTATAGCAGCTTTTTTGATGATGATTCTCCTCTGCCCTATGGTTCCGGCTGCGGGGGAACGGTGTATGTTCAGCTTGAACGGGGAGCTGCGGCCCGTGCCGTGCTGGACGCCATGGAGGCCAGCTTCACAGAGCGGCGCGCATTCGTATCTGTCATTGATACAGATACCGGGGAGACCCAGATGGTGCAGCTAGGCAACGGCACCATCTTGTTTGGGGACAGCCAGCAGGCAGCAGATCTCGCCGAGCGGGCGCTTCGTCAACGCTGTTCCTTCTATGCTCCAGAAGTGCCGCACCGATTTGTGGAATATGCTGCACCTCCAGCGGCCCTGACCATCTTCGGCGCAGGCGATGACGCCAGGCCCCTATCAGAATTTGCCGAGAGCATTGGCTGGCATGTGATCATCGCCGACGGCCGCTCGCACCTGGCCAGGAAAGAGCGCTTTCCCGCGGCCAGCCGCGTGCACGTGCTTGATTATGCATCGGCCGCGCCGCTCCGGGAGCTGGACCCTGATCCGGAGAACGCTTATGTTCTGATGACCCACAGCTATGAGCAGGACCGCGCGCTTCTGCGCGAGCTGTTGCCGTTGGCGCCGAAATATCTCGGCGTTCTTGGCCCGCGGGCGCGTACGGAACGCCTGGTCTCCGAGGTCGGGCCTTCCATCGATCTCACCCCGGAAGAGTGCATGGACCGCCTGCATGCTCCTGTGGGATTTGATCTGGGC
- the folP gene encoding dihydropteroate synthase — protein sequence MGFTRREELCWKVRGRSLMLGRRTLVMGVLNVTPDSFSDGGRFSDPDAAIAYGLRMLEEGADILDIGGESTRPGRAQALSAGEEQERVLPVLEGILKARPDAVVSVDTYRASTARAAVLAGAEIINDVSGFLWDPEMAATCAQLRCGVVLMHTRGRPEEWNQLASLAHCEVLPLVLRGLRERMQAALAAGVAEENIVLDPGYGFGKRLDENWPLLAGQDRLLELGRPLLAGVSRKSFLAAALGPFYRQKDVPVDQRLHATVAASTAAILAGASLVRVHDVRPVAEAARVADAILDAADNAATHPGCR from the coding sequence ATGGGCTTTACGCGGCGAGAAGAACTCTGCTGGAAGGTGCGGGGCCGCTCTCTGATGCTGGGCAGGCGGACGCTGGTCATGGGCGTGCTCAACGTGACCCCCGACTCCTTCTCTGACGGTGGGCGATTTTCGGACCCAGATGCTGCCATTGCCTATGGCCTGCGGATGCTGGAGGAGGGTGCCGACATCCTCGACATTGGCGGCGAGTCCACCCGCCCCGGTCGCGCTCAGGCCCTCTCTGCCGGTGAAGAGCAGGAGCGCGTCCTTCCGGTCCTGGAAGGCATTCTGAAGGCCCGGCCGGATGCCGTCGTTTCTGTGGACACCTACCGGGCATCTACGGCCCGGGCCGCGGTGCTGGCCGGAGCGGAAATCATCAATGACGTCAGCGGATTTCTCTGGGACCCGGAGATGGCCGCGACCTGCGCACAACTGAGGTGCGGCGTCGTACTCATGCACACCCGCGGCAGGCCGGAGGAGTGGAACCAGCTTGCCTCTCTTGCTCATTGCGAGGTCCTGCCCCTGGTCCTGCGCGGGCTGCGGGAGAGAATGCAGGCCGCCCTGGCGGCAGGCGTTGCGGAAGAGAACATCGTCCTCGATCCGGGATATGGGTTTGGCAAACGCCTTGACGAGAACTGGCCCCTGCTGGCCGGGCAGGACCGCCTTTTGGAGCTTGGACGGCCTCTGCTGGCCGGGGTATCACGAAAGTCGTTCCTGGCTGCTGCGCTGGGCCCTTTCTACAGGCAGAAGGATGTTCCGGTAGATCAGCGGCTCCATGCCACCGTCGCGGCTTCTACGGCAGCCATCCTGGCCGGGGCCTCTCTTGTGCGCGTGCACGATGTCCGTCCTGTTGCTGAGGCGGCGCGGGTGGCGGATGCCATTCTGGACGCCGCAGACAACGCAGCCACGCACCCGGGCTGCCGATAG
- a CDS encoding isoaspartyl peptidase/L-asparaginase, with product MPVSPVLLVHGGAWAIPDEMTEAHERGVRRALEAGHAQLARGGHALDAVEAAVAVLEDDDTFDAGRGSFLTRDGRVQMDALLMDGATMRAGGVACVERLRNPIHAARLVLEKSPHVYFVGPGAEEFAQSHGMELIQNSELVLEREQRRLKEAQAKERAGLPDLTFAGDDKSPETAAHLASHDTVGAVALDEKGNLAAATSTGGTLNKAPGRVGDSSLIGCGCYADNLSAAVSLTGWGEPVMKLVLGKWATDRVQQGRSPEQVAPEAIAYLYKRMGGHGGIILLDPNGRYGLAHNTPRMAWGIYDAQGIRTGTAIE from the coding sequence ATGCCAGTTTCACCTGTACTGCTGGTCCACGGAGGCGCGTGGGCCATTCCCGATGAGATGACGGAAGCGCACGAACGCGGCGTCCGCCGCGCCCTTGAAGCCGGCCATGCGCAGCTGGCCCGCGGAGGCCATGCCCTGGATGCGGTGGAGGCTGCCGTCGCCGTTCTGGAGGACGACGATACCTTCGACGCCGGACGAGGCAGCTTTCTCACCCGGGACGGGCGTGTCCAGATGGATGCGTTGCTGATGGATGGTGCGACGATGCGCGCCGGCGGCGTGGCCTGCGTGGAACGGTTGCGCAACCCAATCCACGCGGCGCGTCTGGTGCTGGAAAAAAGCCCGCACGTTTACTTCGTCGGACCGGGCGCCGAGGAGTTCGCGCAATCGCATGGAATGGAGCTCATCCAGAATTCCGAGCTGGTGCTGGAGCGCGAACAAAGGCGTCTAAAAGAAGCGCAGGCCAAGGAGCGCGCCGGACTGCCTGACCTTACCTTTGCCGGTGACGATAAGTCCCCGGAAACTGCCGCGCATCTTGCCTCCCATGACACAGTAGGTGCGGTGGCCCTGGATGAAAAGGGAAATCTGGCTGCCGCCACTTCGACGGGAGGCACCCTGAACAAGGCCCCGGGCCGTGTAGGGGATTCCTCGCTTATCGGATGCGGATGCTACGCCGACAATCTGAGCGCTGCCGTGTCGCTGACAGGATGGGGTGAACCCGTCATGAAGCTGGTCTTAGGAAAATGGGCCACGGACCGTGTGCAGCAGGGCCGTTCGCCGGAACAGGTGGCGCCGGAGGCCATCGCTTATCTTTACAAACGTATGGGCGGACACGGCGGCATCATTCTGCTGGACCCAAACGGCCGGTATGGTCTGGCCCACAATACTCCGCGGATGGCCTGGGGAATTTATGATGCGCAGGGGATACGGACAGGGACCGCCATCGAATAG
- a CDS encoding nuclear transport factor 2 family protein codes for MRTFFRVRTSLSAMKDVGGLFFLLAAWLWLAPQSAMASLPHHGGREAHKEIEALEMQWRQAQLNNDVSVMDRLLAEDYIGISANGTIETKAEALALRRAGTLHITSLDLNDMKVRIYGDTAVVTSRADLTGTNGSRDISGKYRYTRVYNRRLGQWKIVSFEASRMHDAGEREKH; via the coding sequence ATGCGCACATTTTTTCGCGTCCGCACCTCACTTTCAGCCATGAAAGACGTGGGGGGCCTGTTCTTTCTTCTCGCGGCCTGGCTCTGGCTCGCTCCCCAGTCGGCCATGGCTTCTCTGCCGCACCACGGCGGGCGTGAAGCACACAAAGAGATCGAGGCGCTGGAGATGCAATGGCGCCAGGCGCAACTGAACAACGACGTGAGTGTGATGGACCGGCTGCTGGCCGAGGACTACATCGGCATCAGCGCCAATGGCACCATCGAAACCAAGGCCGAGGCCCTGGCTTTACGCCGCGCCGGGACGCTTCACATCACGTCGCTGGACCTCAATGACATGAAGGTTCGCATCTATGGCGATACTGCCGTCGTCACCTCGCGTGCGGATCTGACCGGCACCAATGGCTCGCGCGACATCAGCGGAAAGTACCGCTATACCCGGGTCTACAACCGAAGGCTGGGGCAATGGAAAATCGTCAGCTTTGAGGCCAGCCGTATGCACGATGCCGGTGAGCGGGAAAAGCACTAG
- a CDS encoding FAD binding domain-containing protein, whose amino-acid sequence MQSFEYRQAKSLDLAVQNAGQTTRFIAGGTTLVDLMKLNVERPASIIDIHGLPLDRIETTSEGGLRIGALVRNSDLAWNEEVKQRYPVLSEALLSGASPQLRNMATTGGNLLQRTRCYYFRDTNYKCNKREPGSGCSAIDGHHRIHAILGTSEHCIATHPSDMAVAMMALEATVHTRGAKGERNIALNDFYLVPGTTPEKENVLEPGELITAVTLPKLPPGTKSHYLKLRDRASYEFALASAAVVIQTHGGKVQFVRVALGGVGTKPWRSREAEQELHGREANERTFRAAAEAALKPAKPLRDNAFKVELAKRVLVRALQTATQTA is encoded by the coding sequence ATGCAGAGCTTTGAATATCGTCAGGCAAAATCGCTGGACCTGGCCGTCCAGAACGCCGGACAAACAACGCGCTTTATTGCAGGCGGCACGACCCTGGTGGACCTGATGAAGCTCAATGTGGAGAGACCGGCTTCGATCATCGACATCCATGGCCTGCCCCTTGACCGTATTGAGACCACGTCTGAAGGCGGGCTGAGGATTGGTGCCTTGGTCCGCAACAGTGACCTTGCCTGGAATGAGGAGGTAAAGCAGCGGTATCCGGTGCTTTCTGAGGCGCTGCTTTCCGGAGCGTCTCCGCAATTGCGAAATATGGCGACGACCGGCGGCAATCTGTTGCAACGGACGCGGTGTTACTACTTCCGTGACACAAATTACAAGTGCAATAAGCGCGAACCCGGCTCGGGTTGTTCCGCCATCGACGGACATCACCGCATTCATGCCATTCTGGGCACGAGCGAGCACTGCATTGCAACACATCCGTCTGATATGGCAGTGGCGATGATGGCGCTTGAGGCCACGGTACATACACGCGGGGCCAAGGGGGAGCGCAACATCGCGCTCAATGATTTTTATCTTGTTCCGGGCACGACACCGGAGAAAGAAAATGTGCTGGAGCCAGGCGAGCTGATTACTGCCGTTACGCTGCCAAAGCTGCCGCCCGGGACAAAGTCGCATTATCTGAAGCTGCGCGACCGGGCTTCCTATGAGTTTGCGCTGGCTTCAGCGGCAGTTGTCATCCAGACCCACGGCGGAAAGGTCCAGTTTGTGCGCGTGGCCCTCGGAGGGGTTGGGACGAAACCGTGGCGGTCCAGAGAGGCCGAGCAGGAGCTGCACGGACGCGAGGCGAACGAGCGCACTTTTCGCGCTGCGGCAGAAGCGGCGCTGAAACCGGCAAAGCCATTGCGCGACAACGCATTCAAGGTAGAGCTGGCCAAGCGTGTCCTGGTCCGCGCCTTGCAGACAGCAACCCAAACCGCGTGA
- the rplU gene encoding 50S ribosomal protein L21 produces the protein MYAVIRTGGKQYRVAPGDVVKIEKTAAGENGAIEFSDVLAVSGDAGQVAKPSSAKVVATVLGEGRGDKVLVFHYKRKKQYKKLQGHRQAFTQVRINEIQVDGNTYTA, from the coding sequence ATGTACGCGGTCATCCGCACAGGTGGTAAGCAATATCGTGTCGCACCCGGCGACGTGGTGAAGATTGAGAAAACCGCTGCGGGCGAAAATGGCGCGATTGAGTTCAGTGATGTACTGGCCGTCTCCGGAGACGCAGGACAAGTAGCAAAGCCTTCTTCTGCCAAAGTGGTGGCTACGGTGCTCGGTGAAGGACGTGGTGACAAGGTCCTGGTCTTCCACTACAAACGGAAGAAGCAGTACAAAAAGCTGCAGGGGCACCGCCAGGCATTCACCCAGGTCCGCATCAACGAAATTCAGGTGGACGGCAACACCTATACCGCGTAG
- a CDS encoding metallophosphoesterase family protein, producing the protein MKKHSPPHHSQKPSHPKKSHPEKRPTPSPTLDATDPVFGQPQPSPDPSSFKTPHPSDSGLYKKVNNSLVQPIPTARGGATEPVLTLEEVYGSQGAAKVSTLQQAGQIVFHSVGDTGSVIGPQTQSLVADKMVSDFSESNPADVPSFFFHLGDVVYSFGEAKYYYDQFYEPYRNYQGPIIAIAGNHDGLVYSGDSAPSLDAFLRNFCASSPTHTSEAGGLLRTAMTAPGVYFTLDAPFVRILGLYSNVLEDPGVISSEGGTRPLSDVQLNFLQAALSRCRTENYAGAVIVAVHHPPYTGGTNHGGSPRMSQDLDTAAQAAGFWPHAVFSGHAHNYQRYTRRVNNMQVPYLVCGNGGHALAKMRTDVNGSPIRTPYPIDSSLTLESYDDTNYGYLRVVVNPQTLRVEYHPAYDGATTKTPDDQVTVDLATRSLA; encoded by the coding sequence ATGAAAAAACACTCACCGCCGCACCACTCTCAAAAACCGTCCCACCCTAAAAAATCCCACCCTGAGAAAAGGCCAACCCCTTCGCCCACTCTTGATGCGACGGACCCGGTCTTCGGGCAACCACAGCCCAGTCCAGACCCTTCGTCTTTCAAAACGCCGCACCCGTCCGACTCCGGCCTCTACAAGAAGGTCAACAACAGCCTGGTGCAGCCCATTCCCACAGCGCGCGGAGGAGCCACGGAACCGGTGCTGACGCTGGAGGAGGTCTATGGGAGCCAGGGCGCGGCCAAAGTAAGTACGCTCCAGCAGGCAGGGCAGATTGTCTTTCACTCTGTGGGAGACACAGGCAGCGTCATCGGTCCCCAAACCCAGTCACTGGTGGCCGACAAAATGGTCTCCGATTTCAGTGAATCCAATCCGGCCGACGTTCCCTCTTTCTTCTTCCACCTGGGCGATGTGGTCTACAGCTTCGGGGAGGCGAAATACTATTACGACCAGTTCTATGAGCCATATCGGAACTACCAGGGGCCGATCATCGCCATTGCCGGCAACCATGATGGACTGGTCTATTCCGGCGACTCCGCTCCTTCACTCGATGCCTTTCTACGCAACTTCTGCGCCAGTTCGCCCACCCACACCAGTGAAGCGGGGGGCCTGCTGCGCACGGCGATGACAGCGCCGGGAGTGTACTTTACCCTGGATGCGCCCTTTGTGCGCATTCTCGGCCTGTACTCGAATGTGCTGGAAGACCCCGGAGTGATTTCCAGCGAAGGCGGCACGCGGCCTCTGAGTGATGTGCAGCTCAACTTTCTGCAGGCGGCGCTGTCCCGATGCAGGACGGAAAACTACGCCGGAGCGGTGATTGTTGCGGTCCATCATCCGCCCTATACAGGCGGGACCAATCACGGCGGGAGCCCGCGGATGTCGCAGGACCTGGATACAGCGGCGCAGGCGGCCGGCTTCTGGCCCCACGCTGTCTTTTCCGGACACGCCCACAACTACCAGCGCTACACGCGGAGGGTGAACAATATGCAGGTCCCCTATCTTGTATGCGGAAACGGTGGCCATGCGCTGGCCAAAATGCGCACAGATGTCAATGGAAGTCCGATACGCACGCCGTATCCGATTGACAGCTCGCTGACGCTGGAGAGTTATGACGATACAAATTATGGCTATCTGAGGGTGGTTGTGAATCCGCAGACCCTGCGCGTGGAATACCACCCGGCCTATGATGGGGCCACCACCAAGACCCCGGATGATCAGGTCACGGTGGACCTGGCGACGCGCAGCCTTGCCTAA
- a CDS encoding (2Fe-2S)-binding protein: MSPSHDSEGSRPVFGKFTRRSFLTQLGAAGLAVTTAPLANAAPAAPQAEAETATTIPGAVPVTLKVNGQVHRLMLEPRVTLLDALRENLQLPGTKKGCDHGQCGACTVHVNGRRVNSCLSFAIMHQEDEITTVEGLAQNGELHPIQAAFIEHDGYQCGYCTSGQIMSATALLKEPVGKEDSDVREAMSGNICRCGAYNNIVAAVQQVRRSA; encoded by the coding sequence ATGTCTCCATCGCACGACTCCGAAGGATCCAGACCCGTATTCGGGAAATTTACCCGGCGTTCGTTTCTCACCCAGCTGGGTGCTGCCGGACTTGCTGTCACGACGGCGCCGCTGGCCAACGCTGCTCCGGCCGCCCCGCAGGCGGAAGCAGAGACTGCCACGACCATTCCTGGTGCCGTACCTGTCACGCTTAAGGTCAATGGGCAGGTGCACAGGCTGATGCTGGAGCCGCGGGTGACGCTGCTGGATGCACTGCGAGAAAATCTCCAGCTCCCTGGCACCAAGAAGGGATGCGACCATGGCCAGTGCGGTGCCTGTACGGTCCACGTGAATGGACGGCGCGTGAACTCGTGCCTGAGTTTTGCCATCATGCACCAGGAGGATGAAATCACCACGGTGGAAGGGCTGGCGCAGAATGGCGAGCTGCATCCGATTCAGGCAGCGTTTATCGAGCACGATGGCTATCAGTGCGGCTACTGTACCTCGGGGCAGATCATGTCTGCGACGGCCTTGCTGAAGGAGCCTGTCGGCAAGGAAGACAGCGATGTGCGCGAGGCCATGTCCGGCAACATCTGCCGCTGTGGCGCGTACAACAATATTGTTGCCGCCGTGCAGCAGGTGCGGCGCTCGGCCTGA
- the frr gene encoding ribosome recycling factor: MAVSVMAGIPALKEVHQQLKTRMDKAVKDFQAHLASTRTGRANVAMLDQVKVEYYGTPTPLNQVAQLNTPDANTIVIQPWDVSILAEIEKALRASDLGFNPQNDGKIIRVPVPPMTEERRREVVKHLSRVLEDHKTAVRNIRRDGNELIKKAAKEKKISEDEEKRSLEEIQKLTDEEIKRMDEMAKKKEAEIMQV, translated from the coding sequence ATGGCAGTTTCAGTTATGGCCGGCATTCCGGCCCTCAAGGAAGTGCATCAGCAACTGAAGACGCGCATGGACAAGGCAGTCAAGGACTTTCAGGCGCATCTGGCCTCCACCCGCACCGGACGGGCGAACGTGGCCATGCTCGACCAGGTCAAGGTCGAGTACTATGGCACGCCCACTCCGCTGAACCAGGTGGCGCAGTTGAACACTCCCGACGCCAACACGATTGTGATCCAGCCCTGGGACGTGAGCATTCTGGCCGAGATTGAAAAGGCCCTGCGTGCCTCAGACCTGGGTTTTAACCCCCAGAACGATGGCAAGATCATCCGCGTACCTGTGCCGCCCATGACTGAAGAACGCCGGCGGGAAGTGGTAAAACACCTAAGCCGTGTGCTGGAAGATCACAAGACTGCGGTGCGCAATATCCGCCGCGATGGGAATGAGCTGATTAAGAAGGCAGCGAAGGAAAAGAAGATCTCAGAAGACGAAGAGAAGCGTTCGCTTGAAGAGATCCAGAAGCTCACCGATGAGGAAATCAAACGCATGGATGAGATGGCCAAAAAGAAGGAAGCCGAAATCATGCAGGTATGA
- a CDS encoding xanthine dehydrogenase family protein molybdopterin-binding subunit, producing the protein MSTSIIGAAVARVDGRLKVSGAARYAVDHPLENMAYGAGVFSTIANGKIVRIDTSEAETMPGVIAILHHGNADPIYRPAGQFEHSRASEARPPFEDDRVYYYGQFVAVVVANTLEQAQDAAARVRVSYAEEKPLVRLEDAPLGEQVASYSRGNAEGAFASAPVQIDETYTTPAETHNPMEMHGTIAVWNGDKVTLYETTQGVVNHQQVMSEMLGIPLENIHVISPFCGSGFGGKLFPWPHSMLAAIAARRVKRPVKLYVPRAMMFTTVGHRPFTKQRMRLGATRDGKLLSIQHEVLSTTSKVDTYVEHCTAATPMLYSCPNVKAVQHVVPLHIGTPTPMRGPGTVPGLFPLESAMDELAIKLEMDPLELRLRNYAEKDESQDLPFSGKHLREAYQAGAERFGWSKRNPKVGSMRNGNLVLGWGMATATWHAGRGGATVRVRLNADGTARASSATQDIGTGTYTVIAQAVADKTGIPLDKIEVVLGDSSLPPGPMSGGSTATASVMPAVAGATSNAVNTLIQIAQRTPGSPFYVKETPGGDPPALKMTRGYIHAADKAPDSGVPFHEILAMRRLSGIDGEARTGPSEEMRKFSGHSFGSHFCEVTWDPGIARLRVSRWVTVMDAGRIINQKTARNQILGGVVMGIGMALFEETFYDPRNGKPLNNNFADYLVATNADVPQMECIFVEYPDLNLNEYGARGVGEIGLAGVASALTMAVYHATGVRVRNLPVRIEDLLEHA; encoded by the coding sequence ATGAGCACATCCATCATCGGAGCAGCAGTCGCCAGGGTGGACGGCAGGCTGAAGGTCAGCGGAGCGGCGCGCTATGCCGTAGACCATCCACTCGAAAACATGGCGTATGGCGCGGGTGTCTTCAGCACCATTGCGAATGGAAAAATTGTCCGCATCGACACCTCTGAGGCGGAAACGATGCCCGGGGTGATTGCCATTCTGCATCATGGCAATGCGGACCCCATCTACCGTCCGGCCGGGCAGTTTGAACACAGCCGTGCCAGCGAAGCGCGGCCTCCTTTTGAAGACGACCGTGTTTACTACTATGGCCAATTTGTAGCTGTTGTGGTTGCAAATACGCTTGAGCAGGCGCAGGACGCGGCTGCGCGCGTGCGGGTGAGCTATGCGGAAGAAAAGCCGCTGGTACGTTTGGAAGACGCGCCCTTAGGAGAACAGGTGGCCAGCTACTCGCGCGGGAATGCAGAGGGTGCCTTTGCCAGCGCCCCGGTGCAGATTGATGAGACCTACACGACGCCGGCCGAGACCCACAATCCAATGGAGATGCACGGCACCATTGCGGTGTGGAATGGCGACAAGGTCACTCTCTATGAAACAACGCAGGGTGTGGTGAACCACCAGCAGGTCATGTCCGAGATGCTGGGCATTCCGCTGGAAAATATTCATGTCATCTCCCCGTTCTGTGGGTCGGGTTTCGGAGGCAAGCTCTTTCCCTGGCCGCATTCCATGCTGGCGGCGATTGCGGCGCGAAGAGTAAAGCGTCCGGTAAAGCTGTATGTGCCGCGTGCGATGATGTTCACAACGGTGGGTCATCGCCCCTTCACCAAACAAAGGATGCGTTTGGGGGCAACCAGAGACGGCAAGCTGCTTTCCATACAGCACGAGGTACTCTCAACCACCTCGAAGGTCGATACATACGTTGAACATTGCACAGCGGCCACGCCCATGCTCTATAGCTGCCCGAATGTAAAAGCGGTGCAGCATGTGGTGCCGTTGCATATTGGTACGCCCACGCCCATGCGTGGTCCCGGCACAGTTCCCGGGCTGTTTCCACTGGAGTCAGCGATGGACGAGCTTGCCATCAAGCTGGAGATGGACCCCCTGGAGCTGCGCCTGCGCAATTATGCGGAGAAAGACGAAAGCCAGGACCTGCCATTTTCCGGTAAGCACTTGCGCGAGGCGTATCAGGCGGGAGCAGAGCGCTTTGGATGGAGCAAACGCAATCCGAAAGTCGGTTCGATGCGCAACGGCAATCTGGTACTGGGATGGGGCATGGCCACGGCCACGTGGCATGCGGGCCGCGGCGGAGCGACCGTGCGCGTCCGCCTGAATGCAGACGGCACCGCACGCGCTTCCAGTGCGACCCAGGACATCGGGACGGGGACCTATACGGTCATTGCCCAAGCGGTTGCGGACAAGACAGGAATCCCTCTGGACAAGATCGAAGTCGTACTGGGCGACAGTTCGCTTCCTCCCGGACCCATGTCTGGTGGCTCTACGGCAACGGCCTCGGTGATGCCTGCTGTGGCGGGCGCAACAAGCAATGCCGTCAACACGCTCATTCAGATAGCGCAGCGCACACCGGGCTCACCCTTTTATGTAAAGGAAACGCCGGGCGGCGATCCTCCTGCTCTGAAGATGACCCGAGGGTATATCCATGCAGCGGACAAAGCGCCTGACAGTGGCGTGCCCTTCCATGAAATTCTGGCCATGCGCAGACTGAGCGGGATTGACGGCGAAGCCAGGACGGGGCCTTCTGAAGAGATGCGCAAATTTTCCGGCCACAGTTTTGGCTCGCATTTCTGTGAAGTGACCTGGGACCCTGGTATTGCGCGTCTACGCGTTTCCCGCTGGGTGACGGTGATGGACGCCGGCCGCATCATCAATCAGAAGACGGCCAGAAACCAGATCCTGGGGGGCGTGGTGATGGGTATCGGTATGGCGCTGTTTGAAGAGACGTTTTATGATCCGCGCAACGGGAAGCCGCTCAATAACAACTTTGCCGACTATCTGGTTGCCACCAACGCTGATGTTCCGCAAATGGAGTGCATCTTCGTCGAATATCCCGATCTGAATCTCAATGAATACGGTGCACGCGGCGTGGGTGAGATCGGTTTGGCGGGCGTGGCTTCTGCGCTGACCATGGCTGTCTATCATGCCACAGGGGTCCGTGTGCGCAATCTGCCGGTCCGGATTGAGGACCTGCTCGAACATGCGTAG
- the rpmA gene encoding 50S ribosomal protein L27, with product MAHKKGGGSSSNGRDSNAQRLGVKAFGGQFVTGGSIIVRQRGTRIKPGRNVGRGSDDTLFAKIDGIVKFVDRGNLGRFVAVEAATE from the coding sequence ATGGCACATAAAAAAGGCGGTGGAAGCTCCAGTAACGGCCGCGATTCCAATGCGCAGCGGCTTGGTGTGAAGGCCTTCGGCGGCCAGTTCGTCACTGGCGGGTCCATCATCGTCCGCCAGCGCGGAACACGCATTAAGCCTGGCCGCAATGTGGGCCGCGGCAGTGACGATACGCTCTTCGCTAAGATTGACGGCATCGTCAAATTCGTAGACCGCGGAAACCTTGGTCGTTTTGTGGCCGTCGAAGCCGCGACTGAGTAA